One genomic window of Mycolicibacterium neoaurum includes the following:
- a CDS encoding helix-turn-helix domain-containing protein: protein MPRVTDDHLAARRRQILDGARRCFAEYGYEKATVRRLEHTIGLSRGAIFHHFKDKDTLFFELAREDAERMADVAAREGLIQVMRDLLAAPDQFDWLVTRLEIARKLRNDPAFHQGWAERSAELSAATTERLRKQKQAGRLRDDVPGAVLQTYLDLVLDGLVARLASGEDTENLSAVLDLVEDSVRQPR from the coding sequence GTGCCACGGGTAACCGACGACCATCTGGCGGCACGTCGTCGCCAGATCCTCGACGGCGCTCGGCGTTGCTTCGCCGAGTATGGCTATGAGAAGGCGACCGTGCGGCGGCTCGAACACACCATCGGGCTGTCGCGCGGCGCCATCTTCCACCACTTCAAGGACAAGGACACCCTGTTCTTCGAACTGGCCCGCGAGGATGCCGAGCGGATGGCCGATGTGGCAGCCCGCGAAGGCCTCATCCAGGTGATGCGCGATCTGCTTGCCGCACCGGATCAGTTCGACTGGCTGGTGACGCGTCTGGAGATCGCGCGCAAACTGCGCAACGATCCGGCGTTCCATCAGGGCTGGGCCGAGAGATCGGCGGAATTGTCGGCGGCCACCACGGAGCGGCTGCGTAAGCAGAAGCAGGCCGGGCGGCTGCGCGACGATGTCCCCGGTGCCGTGCTGCAGACCTACCTGGACCTCGTGCTCGACGGTCTGGTGGCCAGGCTGGCTTCCGGTGAGGACACCGAGAACCTGAGCGCGGTGCTCGACCTGGTCGAGGATTCGGTTCGTCAGCCGCGCTGA